In the genome of Hyphobacterium sp. CCMP332, one region contains:
- a CDS encoding acetyl-CoA C-acyltransferase, giving the protein MDAYIVAGYRTAVGKANRGGFRFTRPDDLAAEVIKHLVSKVEGLDPKQVDDLIVGNAVPEAEAGMQMGRMISLLSLPMEVPGMIVNRYCGSGLEAIAIASQRINAGMADIIIAGGTESMSLVPVMGTKTVLNYKIAKEHPTYYTSMGLTAEQVSEQYNVSREDQDEFAFRSHMNAIDAIESGKFKDEIVPVTVQETYLDASGKKKSREYVVDTDEGPRKDTSKEVLAKLRPVFANGGTVTAGNSSQTSDGAAFVMVMSEKMVNQLNLKPIARMLSYSVAGVEPRIMGIGPVNAIPKALEKAGKKLKDIDQIELNEAFAAQSIAVLRELDIDINKVNVNGGAIALGHPLGCSGAKLSIQLFNEMRRRKQKYGMVTACVGGGQGVAGIYELL; this is encoded by the coding sequence ATGGACGCATATATAGTAGCAGGATACAGAACCGCTGTTGGAAAAGCCAACAGGGGTGGCTTTAGATTTACTAGACCAGATGACCTGGCCGCTGAGGTAATAAAACATCTTGTTTCCAAAGTAGAAGGCCTGGACCCTAAGCAAGTTGACGATTTAATCGTTGGAAACGCCGTGCCTGAAGCAGAAGCTGGAATGCAAATGGGAAGAATGATTTCCCTTTTGTCATTGCCAATGGAAGTGCCGGGAATGATCGTTAATAGATATTGCGGTTCCGGTCTTGAAGCAATTGCGATTGCTTCTCAAAGAATTAATGCAGGCATGGCAGATATTATTATCGCTGGTGGTACTGAGTCCATGTCATTGGTGCCGGTAATGGGGACCAAAACCGTACTCAATTATAAAATTGCAAAAGAACACCCTACTTATTATACAAGTATGGGACTTACCGCTGAACAAGTATCTGAGCAATACAACGTGAGCCGGGAAGATCAAGATGAGTTTGCCTTTCGTTCACATATGAATGCAATTGATGCCATAGAATCTGGAAAATTTAAAGATGAAATTGTCCCTGTTACCGTGCAGGAAACTTATTTAGATGCTTCCGGCAAGAAAAAGTCCAGAGAGTATGTCGTTGACACCGATGAGGGCCCGAGAAAAGATACTTCTAAAGAAGTTCTTGCAAAATTAAGGCCTGTTTTCGCAAATGGAGGAACCGTTACTGCCGGTAATTCTTCCCAGACATCGGATGGTGCAGCTTTTGTAATGGTGATGTCAGAAAAAATGGTCAATCAACTGAATCTAAAGCCCATTGCAAGAATGCTATCTTATTCTGTTGCAGGCGTAGAACCTAGAATAATGGGAATTGGCCCGGTAAATGCGATACCAAAGGCATTGGAAAAAGCCGGGAAAAAATTAAAGGATATAGATCAAATTGAATTGAATGAAGCATTTGCTGCGCAATCAATTGCAGTTTTAAGAGAGCTGGATATCGATATAAATAAAGTAAATGTTAATGGTGGTGCAATTGCCCTTGGTCATCCATTGGGTTGTAGCGGGGCCAAATTGTCAATTCAGCTTTTCAATGAAATGCGAAGAAGAAAACAAAAATACGGAATGGTGACTGCATGTGTTGGAGGTGGACAAGGCGTTGCCGGAATTTATGAACTCTTATAA